In Phenylobacterium hankyongense, the sequence TGATGAGCAGCACCAGCATGACGTCCACGAACGGCGTCACGTTGATCGTGCTGTTGTGCTGAAGGTCGAACCGACCGTGTCTCGCGGCGAGCATTGCGCCCATGCGCTTACCTCCCTGACGCGCGGCGCGTTGACCGCGCACCATTAGGGAGCGCTCGGCCAGGGTTATTGTAAAGCTGAAAAATTACACGTGTGAACGACAATTGTCCGGCGCCCCCATACGAAAAAAGCCCGCCGGGTTTCCCCGGCGGGCTCTTCGTATTCGACAGGCTGGAGAGCCTTAGGAGATTTCTTCGTTGATCAGGGCGACCTGGTAGAAGCCGTTGCCCTGCAGGGTGTTCATCACCGCCATGAAGTCGCCGTAGCGCACCGTCCGGTCGGCGCGGATGTAGACGCGCTGTTGGGTCGGCGGCAGGGTCGGGTCGTCACGGGTGAGCACGCCCGACAGGTCCGCCGGCAGGGTGCCCAGGCTGGTCGCCTGGTCGCCGATGTAAAGGCCGCCGGTGCCCTGGATGTTGATCAGGATCGGCTCCTTCACCTTGGTCCCGGGCGGCGGTGGGATCGCCGGCGGCAGGTCGAGCTTGATCGACACTGTCGCTGCGGGGATCGACACCATGAAGATGATAAGGAGCACCAGCATCACGTCCACGAAGGGCGTGACGTTGATGTCGCTGTTCTGGCCGAGGTTGAAGCGTCCGCCGCCCCCGCCGCCCAGCTTTGCCGCCATGCGCTAATTCCTTCCCTGGGGCGCGCGTTTCCGCACCCGTCTCAAGTTCCGCCGACCATTGGCAAGCCGTTACTGGATTGTAAAGGGCCCAAGCAGGGCCTGCGCATGGGGATTTTTGTGATGCCTGACGCGAGGGCGCCCGCCGCGGCGGATTCAGGGGCGGCGCAAGAACCGCGTTCGATAGGCGGAATGGGCGAAAGGACTTTTCGTTTGCGGCCCCGTCGATCTAGGGGAGAGGCATGATCCAGTCCTTCGACGCCTATGTCACCGCCGCCCTGTTCGACCGCGCCGGCCGCGCCGCCTTCGCGCTCGGCGACGGCACGGTGCGCTTCGAGGACGGGGCGAGCGTCGAGGCGCACAAGGGCGCGGCGCTCGCCGCCTGCCTGCACCCGTCCGGCGAGGGCCTGCTGACCGGCGGCGACGACGGCCGGCTGGTCTGGGCCAGGGCCGGCGGCGCCCAGGAACTGGGGAAGGTCACCGGCCGCTGGATCGAGAGCGTCGCGGCCTCCGCGGAGTCGGGCCTCATCGCCTTCGCCGCCGCCCGTGAGCTGCACGTCCGCGACGTCGCCGATCCGGCCTTCGCCCGGGTGTTCGCGCACGAGAAGTCGGTGGCGGACCTGGCCTTCGACCCCAAGGGCCGGCGGATCGCGGCGGCCACCTACAACGGCGTGGCCCTCTGGTACGCCCGCATCGCCGACCAGAAGCCGGCCATGCTCAAGTGGGCCGGCAGCCACGTGGCCATCGCCTGGAGCCCGGACGGCAAGTTCCTGATCAGCGCCATGCAGGAGAACCAGCTGCACGGCTGGCGCGTCGCCGACGAGAAGAACATGCGGATGGGCGGCTACCCGGCCAAGGTGAAGAGCCTGGCCTTCCTGGCCAAGGGAAGCCTGATGGCCACCTCCGGCGCCAACGGCGTGGTGGTCTGGCCGTTCGCCGGCTCCACCGGGCCGATGGGCAAGCAGGCGGCCGAGGTCGGCTATGAGGAGAGCGCCACCGCCACCCGCGTCGCCGCCATGCCGGCCGGCCAGTGGGTCGCCTGGGGCCTCGACGACGGCCGCGTCCGCGCCTGCAATCTCGCCGGCCAGCAGATCGTCAACCTCAAGGCCGAGAAGGGCGCCCCGATCACCGCGCTGGCCATGACCCCGGACGGCAAGCGCGTGGCCTGGGGCGACGAGGACGGCGCCGCCGGGGTGGCGGAGATCTAGGCGCGAGCCGGGCGCTCGTGGGGTTCGTGGACTAATAATACCGCGGAATCGGCCCGCGTTGCGGCGTGCGGCGCTCCTCGAGGTCGAAGAACACCTCGTCGACGTAGCACCAGCCCCAGCCCTCGGCCGGGTCGTAGCCCTCGATGATCGGATGCGCGGTGGCGTGGAAGTGTCGGGTGGCGTGGCGGTTCGGCGACTGGTCGCAGCAGCCCACGTGCCCGCAGGTCCGGCACAGCCGCAGGTGCAGCCAGGCCGAGCCGATCTTCAGGCACTCCTCGCAGCCGAGCGCGCTGGGGGTGACGTCGCGGATGTGGCGGGTGTGGGGGCAGGCTCTTCCATGGCCTTCTTTTAGCCCGTTGCGGCCGCGAAGTCGTGGCGGGCGCGGGCGAGTCGCGGCAGCTTGGCCGCCTGGCGATTCGACTGGAGATCGAGCCTTGGCGAGACCGACGCGCAACCCCACCCGCCGCGGCGGCAACCCGGCGCTGAAGCTGGCCGCCATCCGGCGCTGGCACAGCTATCTGGGCGTCTTCATCGCCCCCAGCGTCATCGTCTTCGCCCTGACCGGCTCTCTGCAGGTGTTCCGCCTGCACGAGCCCAGCGGCGGCTACACGCCGCCGGCGCTGATCGAAAAGCTCGGCCGGCTGCACAAGGACCAGGTGTTCGCCCCGCTGCCGCCGAAGCCGGCCAAGCCCGCGCCGCCGGCCGGGGCGCCGAAGCCGGCCGCCAAGCCGGCCGAGCACGCTGAGCCCGCGCCCAAGCCCGCCCACCTGGCGCTGCAGTGGTTCGCCATCGGGCTCGGCGTGCTGCTGGCCACCTCCACCGCGCTCGGCCTGTGGATGGCGCTGGCCTACAGCGCCCAGAAGGGCCGGCTGCTGGTGCTCCTGCTGCTCGGCGTGGCGGTCCCGGCGGCGCTGGTGCTGCTGGGCTAGTCGAACCCCCGCAACTCGCCCCAGAGCTCGAACGGGTCGCGGGACGCCTTCAGGGCGTTGATCGGCGCGTCGGGGTCGCGGTAGCCCATGGCCATGCCGGCGAACAGCATGTGATCGTCGGGCAGGCCCAGGAACGTCGCCACCGTCTGCGGATAGCGGGCCCAGTATTCCTGCGGGCAGGTGTCGAGCCCGCGCTCCACCGCCAGCAGCATGACGTTCTGCATGTACATGCCGAGGTCCGCCCACTGCGGCGGCTCGAGCTTGCGGTCGAGGCAGAAGAACATCCCAACCGGCGCGCCGAAGAAGGCGCCGTTCTTCGCCAGCTGCCGCAGGCGGGCCGGCTTGTCCTCGCGGGGGATGCCGAGGGTCGCGTAGAGGTCCTCGCCGTTCTGGAAGCGGCGGGTGCGGAACGGCTCCCACAGGTTCGGCGGATAGACGTCGTACTCCGGCGTTTCGCCGAAGGGGTTCGTCGCAACGACAGCCTTGAAGGCGGCCAGCGGCTCGCCGGCGAGGGCGTAGACCCGCCACGGCTGCAGGTTGCCGCCCGACGGCGCCTTGGCCGCCGCCTCGAGGATCCCGCGCACCACCGCGCCCGGCACCGGATCGGGACGGAAGGCGCGGACGGAGACCCGAGCGGCCACGGCCTCGGACACGTTCACCAGCTCGCCCCGTTCATGAACTCAAAACCCCTGCCGGCCCACGCTCTCGGCTGCGGGCAAATCAGCTAGCATCGTCGCCCCAGGTCAACGCAAGGACAGGCGCTTGAGCAAGAGACCCAGGCCCCGGCGGGCCAAGGCGGCGCCGCGGCGGCGCGGCGTGTTCGGCCGCCTTTTCCGCATCCTCATGGTGGTGGTGCTGGTCTTCGGCCTAGTCGGGCCGGCGGCGGTGGTCGCCGTCTACCGCTTCGTGCCGCCGCCGATGACCTTCCTGATGGTCGAGCGCATGTTCCAGGGCCGCGGCTTCGACCGCCGCTGGGTCCCGCTGCAGCGCATCTCGCCGCGCCTGGTGGGCGCGGTCATCGCCGCCGAGGACTCCGGCTTCTGCCAGCACCACGGCTTCGAGTTCGCCGCCATGCAGAAGGCGATGGTCGCCAACGAGCGCGGCGGCAAGATCCGCGGCGGCTCCACCATCAGCCAGCAGACCGCCAAGAACGTCTTCCTGTGGCCGCACCGCGACTATGTCCGCAAGGGCCTGGAGGCCTGGTTCACCGTCCTGATCGAGGCGATCTGGGGCAAGCCGCGGATCATGGAGGTCTACCTGAACTCCATCGAATGGGGTCCCGGCGTCTACGGCGCCGAAGCCGCCGCCCAGCGCAACTTCCATGTCAGCGCCGCCAACCTGACCCCCGCCCAGGCCGCCCGCCTCGCCGCCATC encodes:
- the mtgA gene encoding monofunctional biosynthetic peptidoglycan transglycosylase, giving the protein MFGRLFRILMVVVLVFGLVGPAAVVAVYRFVPPPMTFLMVERMFQGRGFDRRWVPLQRISPRLVGAVIAAEDSGFCQHHGFEFAAMQKAMVANERGGKIRGGSTISQQTAKNVFLWPHRDYVRKGLEAWFTVLIEAIWGKPRIMEVYLNSIEWGPGVYGAEAAAQRNFHVSAANLTPAQAARLAAIVPKPLEWKAARPGPYIQRRSGRIVARAGTVRRQGLAECVW
- a CDS encoding WD40 repeat domain-containing protein; this translates as MIQSFDAYVTAALFDRAGRAAFALGDGTVRFEDGASVEAHKGAALAACLHPSGEGLLTGGDDGRLVWARAGGAQELGKVTGRWIESVAASAESGLIAFAAARELHVRDVADPAFARVFAHEKSVADLAFDPKGRRIAAATYNGVALWYARIADQKPAMLKWAGSHVAIAWSPDGKFLISAMQENQLHGWRVADEKNMRMGGYPAKVKSLAFLAKGSLMATSGANGVVVWPFAGSTGPMGKQAAEVGYEESATATRVAAMPAGQWVAWGLDDGRVRACNLAGQQIVNLKAEKGAPITALAMTPDGKRVAWGDEDGAAGVAEI
- a CDS encoding biopolymer transporter ExbD; translation: MAAKLGGGGGGRFNLGQNSDINVTPFVDVMLVLLIIFMVSIPAATVSIKLDLPPAIPPPPGTKVKEPILINIQGTGGLYIGDQATSLGTLPADLSGVLTRDDPTLPPTQQRVYIRADRTVRYGDFMAVMNTLQGNGFYQVALINEEIS
- a CDS encoding nitroreductase, which encodes MNVSEAVAARVSVRAFRPDPVPGAVVRGILEAAAKAPSGGNLQPWRVYALAGEPLAAFKAVVATNPFGETPEYDVYPPNLWEPFRTRRFQNGEDLYATLGIPREDKPARLRQLAKNGAFFGAPVGMFFCLDRKLEPPQWADLGMYMQNVMLLAVERGLDTCPQEYWARYPQTVATFLGLPDDHMLFAGMAMGYRDPDAPINALKASRDPFELWGELRGFD
- a CDS encoding UBP-type zinc finger domain-containing protein; this encodes MAASFSAGLPPRRVGLRVGLAKARSPVESPGGQAAATRPRPPRLRGRNGLKEGHGRACPHTRHIRDVTPSALGCEECLKIGSAWLHLRLCRTCGHVGCCDQSPNRHATRHFHATAHPIIEGYDPAEGWGWCYVDEVFFDLEERRTPQRGPIPRYY